One Paramisgurnus dabryanus chromosome 9, PD_genome_1.1, whole genome shotgun sequence DNA segment encodes these proteins:
- the ddx11 gene encoding ATP-dependent DNA helicase DDX11, with amino-acid sequence MERDSGRFPFPFQPYPIQERFMESLYTALDQGKVGIFESPTGTGKSLSLICGALTWLRDHEEKKQEAAKLLNTEGLEKGSDDGKEKKKSSEASEPDWVSEFVQKKAERDMVNKLKDEELKRKKREERLEMIRHNAQLRYAMKRKATEDDETVKLLQLSKEGAESETHDPEEEGLIVAEYESDEEATPKSRLCEDDDDEDLEEDHVTKIYYCSRTHSQLAQFVHEVQKSPYGDSVRLVSLGSRQNLCVNPEVVRLGNVQMMNDRCLEMQKNKHDKREKASDSEPKRRRGVAKATCPFSGFENLMSMRDEVLVKVRDVEQLLQHGRDTHTCPYYSTRMAIPAAQVVVLPYQTLLHASTRKASGIKLKDQIVIIDEAHNLTDTISAIHSVEMSGAQICRAHSQLSQYCERYRSRLKAKNLMYIKQILFVLEGLARTLGGKVGQNPNTQSCQPGSELLTINDFLFRAQCDNINLFKVQKYFEKSMISQKLCGFVEKYEGNGITSQSSCKNKENRRIEGLGRYLQSLQNNPTVVSEQQVAAEVKPTMASPMMLVESFLFALTNANKDGRVVIQRQACLSQSSLKFLLLNAAVHFTQIARESRAVIVAGGTMQPVADFKEQLLFSAGVTEDRILEFSCGHVIPPENILPIILCTGPSGQQLEFTFQTRDTPQMMEETGRVLSNLCNIVPGGVVCFFPSYEYEKRILGHWEATGVLQRLQSKKKIFQEPKKANQVEQVLSDYSKCIQRCINAEGGQSGALLFSVVGGKMSEGINFSDDLGRCIVMVGMPYPNIKSPELQEKMTYLDKNMPHIDGKSPGKAMIENLCMKAVNQSIGRAIRHRGDYACIVLCDHRYSRTGTLQKLPEWIRSSTRTHTSFGPAFASIRKFFLEKRQRPLV; translated from the exons ATGGAGCGTGACAGCGGTCGGTTTCCATTCCCCTTCCAACCTTATCCCATCCAGGAGCGCTTTATGGAGTCTCTTTACACTGCTTTGGATCAGGGGAAAGTTGGGATATTTGAGAGTCCAACTGGCACG GGAAAGTCTCTAAGTCTTATCTGTGGTGCATTGACATGGCTGAGAGATCACGAGGAGAAGAAACAAGAGGCTGCCAAACTTCTGAATACTGAAGGTTTGGAGAAAGGGAGTGATGATGGGAAGGAGAAGAAGAAGAGCAGTGAAGCCTCAGAGCCTGACTGGGTGTCTGAGTTTGTCCAGAAGAAAGCAGAGAGAGACATGGTGAATAAGTTAAAG GATGAAGAACTGAAAAGAAAGAAGAGAGAGGAGAGACTGGAGATGATCAGACACAACGCTCAGCTCAGATATGCCATGAAGAGAAAA GCCACTGAGGATGATGAGACTGTAAAGTTACTGCAGCTTAGCAAAGAGGGGGCGGAGTCAGAAACACACGACCCAGAAGAGGAGGGGCTTATCGTAGCAGAATATGAGAGCGATGAGGAGGCCACACCCAAAAGCAG GCTGTgtgaggatgatgatgatgaagatctAGAAGAAGATCATGTCACTAAG ATTTATTATTGTAGCAGAACTCATTCGCAGCTGGCACAGTTTGTGCACGAGGTACAGAAGAGTCCTTATGGGGACAGCGTTCGATTGGTCAGTCTGGGCTCCAGACAG AACCTGTGTGTTAATCCAGAGGTTGTGCGGCTCGGAAATGTCCAAATGATGAATGATCGCTGTTTGGAAATGCAGAAAAACAAACACG ATAAACGAGAAAAGGCGTCAGACTCGGAGCCGAAGCGGCGCCGCGGTGTTGCCAAAGCGACGTGTCCCTTCTCTGGTTTTGAGAATTTGATGTCGATGAGGGACGAGGTGCTGGTGAAGGTGCGAGACGTCGAACAACTCTTACAGCACGGGCGAGACACACACACGTGTCCTTACTACAGCACACGCATGGCCATACCTGCAGctcag GTGGTGGTGTTGCCCTATCAAACTCTGCTCCATGCTTCCACTCGCAAAGCTTCTGGGATCAAACTAAAGGATCAGATTGTGATTATCGACGAGGCTCATAATCTGACGGACACAATCTCAGCCATACACAGTGTAGAAATGAGCGGAGCACAG ATTTGTAGGGCTCATTCGCAGCTCTCCCAGTACTGTGAGCGCTACAG AAGCAGATTAAAGGCTAAAAATCTGATGTACATCAAACAGATTCTCTTTGTTTTGGAGGGACTTGCGCGCACACTTGGAG GTAAAGTGGGTCAGAATCCAAACACTCAGTCCTGTCAACCAG GAAGTGAGCTACTGACTATTAATGACTTCCTGTTTAGGGCTCAGTGTGACAACATTAACCTTTTTAAG GTTCAGAAATATTTTGAGAAGAGCATGATCAGCCAAAAG TTGTGTGGATTTGTGGAGAAGTATGAAGGCAACGGCATAACCTCGCAGTCCAGCTGTAAAAACAAAGAGAATCGTCGTATTGAAGGACTTGGACGTTACCTGCAGTCACTGCAAAACAACCCTACAG TTGTTTCagaacagcaggtggcagcggAGGTCAAACCCACCATGGCCTCTCCAATGATGCTGGTCGAAAGTTTCCTGTTTGCTCTCACGAACGCCAACAAAGACGGACGAGTTGTAATACAGCGACAGG CATGTCTTTCTCAGAGCAGCCTGAAGTTTCTCTTACTGAACGCAGCCGTTCACTTCACACAGATCGCGCGGGAGAGCCGGGCCGTGATCGTCGCCGGAGGAACCATGCAGCCT GTTGCAGATTTTAAAGAGCAGCTTCTGTTCTCGGCCGGAGTGACGGAAGATCGTATTTTGGAATTCTCGTGTG GTCACGTCATACCTCCTGAGAATATcctacccataatcctttgcacCGGCCCCTCAGGACAACAGTTGGAGTTCACTTTTCAAACCAGGGACACGCCACAGATG ATGGAAGAAACCGGTCGTGTTTTATCAAACCTGTGTAACATAGTGCCGGGGGGAGTGGTCTGTTTCTTCCCTTCATACGAATATGAGAAGAGAATTCTGGGACACTGGGAGGCAACTGGAGTCCTCCAGCGCTTACAGTCTAAAAAGAAG ATATTCCAGGAACCAAAGAAAGCCAATCAGGTCGAGCAAGTACTCAGTGACTACTCCAAATGTATACAG CGTTGTATTAATGCCGAGGGCGGCCAATCAGGGGCGCTGTTATTTTCCGTAGTTGGAGGAAAAATGAGTGAAGGAATCAACTTCTCCGATGACCTGGGCAG ATGTATTGTTATGGTTGGAATGCCGTATCCCAACATAAAGTCACCAGAGCTGCAGGAGAAGATGACGTACCTGGACAAAAACATG CCTCATATAGATGGTAAAAGTCCAGGGAAAGCAATGATTGAAAATCTTTGCATgaaagctgtcaatcaatccatcG GGCGTGCGATTCGTCATCGTGGTGATTACGCATGCATTGTCCTGTGTGACCACCGTTACTCGCGTACAGGAACGCTGCAGAAACTTCCAGAGTGGATTCGATCcagcacacgcacgcacaccaGCTTTGGTCCTGCATTCGCAAGCATTAGAAag